The Stutzerimonas stutzeri RCH2 genomic interval GCATGATCCTGGTGCCGTTCGACACACCCGGTGTCGAGCTGGTGCGCAACATTCCGGTGATGAACCACATCGCCCCGGAGGGCCACAGCGAGCTGCTGCTGCGCAACGTGCGGGTGCCGGCGAGCAATCTGCTGGGCAAAGAGGGCGACGGCTTCATGATGGCCCAGGCGCGCCTCGGCCCTGGGCGCATCCACCACTGCATGCGCTCGATCGGCATGGCCGAGCTGGCGCTGGAACTGATGGTCGAGCGCTGCCAGGAGCGCAAGGCGTTCGGCAAATACCTGCAGCAGTATTCCAACGTCGCCGACTGGATCGCCGAATCGCGCATCGAGATCGAACAGGCGCGACTGCTGGTGCTCAAGACTGCCTGGATGATCGACGAGGTCGGCGCCAAGGCAGCGCGCAAGGAAATCTCGATGATCAAGGCGCTGGTGCCGCGCATGCACATCAACGTGGTCGACCGCGCGATCCAGGTCTACGGCGCCATGGGCCTGACCCCGGACACGCCGCTGGCCGACATGTGGACCGGTGGCCGCGCCCTGCGCTTTGCCGACGGCCCGGACCAGGTGCATCTGCGTAGCATCGCCAGGATGGAAATCAAGGCCAGTGAAGCCACGCGCGGTGCGACGGCGGCCTATCTAACCCCACCCGGTCGTCACTGAGCGCGCCGTCCTGCTGGCGGCGTGGGTTCGATCTGCGCCGCCTTCTCCTTCTTGCGCTACCGCACAGAAACGTCCCTGCCACGCCGCCGCCCTCGCATTTGCCCGGTACTGACCTAGGCTTGGTCATAACAACGTCTTCGTTCTCCATCAGGGTGTTTCTTTGACATGGAACAACGAAAGTGGTGGCCCGGCGCGTCCTTGATTGCAATCAAGGGGAGTCCCGTCAGCGGTCACCTACCATTCGCCCCACGTCGACAGTGGATTTAGGTGATCTGATGGTTTCCCGTGGACATTCGTCGCTGGCCGGTACCGCACGTGCCTGGATCAGTAGCTTGCTCATTTTCCTGAGCCTGGCAGTTTGCTCAGTTGCGGTGCAGGCCGTTGAGTACGAAGTCGAGCAGCAGCGCATCGAGCAGTTCTTCCCCGGTGCGAGCATTTCCGAGCCCGAGGGCGACTATCAGGTTCGAACGCTGCGCAAGGGCGACGAGATCCTCGGCTACGCCTTCCAGAGCATCAATGTCACCAAGATTCCGGCCTATTCCGGCAAGCCGATCAACATGCAGGTGCTGCTCGATCCGCAGGGCGTGATCCGCGACGCCTATGTGCTGGAACACCACGAACCGATCCTGCTGATCGGTATTCCCGAGCAGAAGCTGCACGATTTCAATGCCAAGTACGAGGGCATCAAGGCTGACCAGCGCGTCGTGGTCGGCCGCTCCAGCGACAGCAATGCGGTGACCATCGATGCGGTAACCGGCGCCACCGTGACGGTGATGGTGGTCAACGAGGTGGTGATGCGCGCCGCCCATGAGGTGGCCGTATCGCTGGGGCTGATCGAGGCGGGCAACACGGCGCGGCCGAAAATCGCCCTGGTGCGCGAAGACGTTTACCAGCCGGCCGACTGGACCGAGCTGACCGGCAATGGCGCGATTCGCCGACTGCACCTGACGCGCGGGCAGATCGACGAAGCCTTCAAGGGGACCGAAGCCGAAGGTATCGACGAAGCTTCCCCGGAAACTGCCGACGAAACCTTTATCGATCTCTATGTGACAGAACTGAATCCGCCGACCATCGGCCGCAACCTGCTGGGCGACAACCAGTACCGCTTCCTGATGGAAGAACTCAAGCCGGGCGAGCACGCCATCGCCGTGCTGGGCAGCGGTGAGTATTCGTTCAAGGGCTCGGGCTACGTGCGCGGCGGCATCTTCGATCGGGTTCAGCTGCGCCAGTTCGGCGACATCATCAGTTTCCGCGATCTCGACTTCCAGCGACTCAACGATATCTACATCGACGGTGCACCGCGTTTCAGCGAGATGGCGATCTTCATCGTCCGCGAGGCGGCGCGTTTCGATCCGGGCTCGCCCTGGGTGCTGGAGCTGCTGGTGCGCCGGCAGATCGGGCCGGTCAGCGGCATGTTCACCAGCTTCGAGCTGCCCTACCAGATGCTCGACGAATACATCGAGCGGCCGCAGCCCACCGCCGAGGAGCTGGCTGCAATCGAGGAAGCCAACCGGCCGATGTGGGTCAACATCTGGTACCAGAAGACCTTCCAGATCGGCGTCATCCTCGCGGCGCTGGGCCTGCTGACGGTCATCCTGTTCCTGCAGGACAAGTTCACCCAGAAGCCGCAGTTCCTGCACTGGCTGCGCCGCGGCTACCTCGTGTTCACCGTGGTGTTCATCGGCTGGTATGCGCTCGGGCAGCTGTCGGTCGTCAACGTGCTGACCTTCGTCCATGCGCTGTTCCAGGATTTCCGCTGGGAGCTGTTTCTCTCCGATCCGGTGATCTTCATCATCTGGACCTTCACCGCTGCCACCATCCTGCTCTGGGGTCGTGGCGTGTTCTGCGGCTGGCTGTGCCCGTTCGGCGCGCTGCAGGAGCTGATCAACGAGGCCGCGCGCAAGCTGAAGATTCCGCAGTACGAGCTGCCCTTCGCGGTGCACGAACGGCTCTGGGCGATCAAGTACATCATCCTGCTGGTGCTGTTCGGCATCTCCCTCGAGTCGATGATGATGGCCGAGAAGGCCGCCGAGGTTGAGCCGTTCAAGACCGCCATCACCCTCAAGTTCGACCGTCAGTGGTGGTTCGTCACCTACGCGGTGTTCCTGCTGGTCATCAACATCTTCACCCGCAAGGTGTACTGCCGCTACGTCTGCCCGCTGGGCGCGGCGCTGGCGATTCCGACCAAGCTGCGTCTGTTCGACTGGCTCAAGCGCCGCAAGGAGTGTGGCGACCCATGCCAGCTCTGCGCCAAGGAGTGCGAGATCCAGGCGATCCATCCGGACGGCCGCATCAATGCCAACGAGTGCCACTACTGTCTCGACTGCCAGATGACCTATCACAACGAGAACAAGTGCCCGCCGCTGGTGAACAAGAACAAGCGCAACAAGCGCGGCAAGAAAGCGCCGGCCTCCGCCGAGCTGATTCCCGTGGTGCAAGTGGTGGAACCCTGAGCCGTCGCCGCTGGCGAGGTGCTCGATCGATGTGTTTGAAGCAGATGTCCCAAAGGAGCGAAACCCCATGAGTGACAAGAGCAAGAACAATCCCGAGGTACTGGAGAAGGGCGGCATGAGCCGTCGCGGTTTCCTCGGTGCCAGCGCGGTAACTGGCGCGGCCGTCGCGGCCACTGCCTTCGGTGGCGCGGTAATGAGCCGCGAGTCCTGGGCTGCAGCGGTAAAGAATGCGCAGCAGAACATCCACGTCGCCCCGGGCGAGCTGGATGACTACTACGGCTTCTGGAGCGGCGGCCACCAGGGCGAAGTCCGCGTGATGGGCATCCCGTCGATGCGCGAACTGATGCGCATCCCGGTGTTCAACGTCGACTCGGCGACCGGCTGGGGCCTGACCAACGAAAGCCGCGCGATCATGGGCGACAGTGCCAAGTTCCTCAACGGCGACTGCCACCACCCGCACATCTCGATGACCGACGGCAAGTACGACGGCAAGTACCTGTTCATCAACGACAAGGCCAACACCCGCGTCGCACGTATCCGCCTGGATATCATGAAGTGCGACAAGATGCTGACCGTGCCCAACTGCCAGGCGATCCACGGTCTGCGTCTGCAGAAGGTGCCCTATACCAAGTACGTGTTCGCCAACGCCGAATTCGTCATCCCGCACCCGAACGACGGCAAGGTCTTCGATCTGCAGGATGAGAACAGCTACACCATGTACAACGCCATCGATGCCGAAACGATGGAGATGGCCTTCCAGATCATCGTCGATGGCAACCTCGACAACACCGACATGGACTACACCGGCCGCTTCACCGCAGCCACCTGCTACAACTCGGAGAAGGCCTACGACCTCGGCGGCATGATGCGCAACGAGCGCGACTGGGTCGTGGTGTTCGACATCGAGGCGGCGGAGAAAGCGGTCAAGGCCGGCAAGTTCACCACCCTCGGCGACTCCAAGGTGCCGGTGCTCGATGGTCGCAAAAAGGGCGACAAGGACAGCGAGTTCACCCGCTACATCCCGGTGCCGAAGAACCCGCACGGCTGCAACACCTCGTCCGATGGCAAGTACTTCATCGCCAACGGCAAGCTCTCGCCGACCGTGTCGATGATCGAGATCGCCAAGCTGCCCGATCTGTTCGCCGGCAAGCTGAAGGACCCGCGCGACACCATCGCCGCCGAAGTGGAACTGGGCCTCGGCCCGCTGCACACCACCTTCGACGGTCGCGGCAACGCCTACACCACGCTGTTCATCGACAGCCAGGTGGTCAAGTGGAACATGGCCGACGCGGTACGCGCCTACAACGGCGAGAAGGTCAACTACATCAAGCAGAAGCTGGACGTGCACTATCAGCCGGGCCACATCCATGCCTCGCTGTGCGAAACCAGCGAGGCCGATGGCAAATGGCTGGTGGCGCTGTGCAAGTTCGGCAAGGACCGCTTCCTGCCGACCGGCCCGCTGCATCCGGAGAACGATCAGCTGATCGACATTTCCGGCGACGAGATGAAGCTGGTGCATGACGGCCCGACCTATGCCGAGCCGCACGACTGCATCATGGCCCGCCGCGACCAGATCAAGACCAAGAAGATCTGGGACCGCAACGACCCGTTCTTCGCGCCGACGCTGGAACGCGCGAAGAAGGACGGCATCAACCTGGACGCCGACAACAAGGTCATCCGTGACGGCAACAAGGTGCGCGTGTACATGACCTCCATGGCGCCGGCGTTCGGTGTGCAGGAGTTCACCGTCAAGCAGGGCGACGAAGTCACCGTGACCATCACCAACATCGACCAGATCGAAGACGTGTCCCACGGCTTCGTCATGGTCAACCACGGTGTGAGCATGGAGATCAGCCCGCAGCAGACCTCTTCCATCACCTTCGTGGCTGACAAGCCTGGCCTGCACTGGTACTACTGCAGCTGGTTCTGCCATGCCCTGCACATGGAAATGGTCGGCCGCATGCTGGTCGAGCCTGCGTAAGCTGGTCGAACCATCGCCCCTAAGCCGGGGGATGGTTCAGTGATTGCGCAACGAGCCTCGGTGCTGCCGAGGCTCTTGCCGCAGTGTTACCCGCCTGGAAGCTGAAGAAGGTCAAAACGCAGTGTTCAAAGCTCAGGCTATTTTCTCGCGGTACTCGGCGGCAGTTTCGCTGCTGCTCTTATTCAGCGGTGTGGCCCAGGCGGCACCGCAACCAATCACAACCCTTCCGCTGCAGCCCGACGGTGAAAACCGCTGGCGCTTGCCTGCCGGTGAATATCAGGGGCAGTTCACCATCGAGCAGCCCATGCAGCTGCGTTGCGAGCCGGGTGCAATCATCCAGTCGCAACGGCAGGGCAGCAGCCTGCTGATCAGCGCGCCCGACGTGCTCGTCGATGGTTGCACGCTGCGCGAGTGGGGTGCTGACCTCACCGCCATGGATTCTGCGGTGTTCATCCTGCCTGCCGCCGAACGCGCGCAGATCAGCAACAACCGGATGCGTGGTCCCGGGTTTGGCGTATTCGTCGACGGCACCAGCGACGTGCAGGTGCTCGGCAACCAGATCGACGGTGACGCGAGTGTTCGCTCGCAGGACCGCGGCAACGGCATCCACCTGTTTGCGGTGAAGGGGGCGCGGATCGTCGGCAATCAGGTGCGCGACGTGCGCGACGGTATCTATATCGATACCTCCAACGGCAATCATCTGGAAGGCAACGTCATCGAGGATGTCCGCTACGGCGTGCATTACATGTTCGCCAACGACAACAGCGTGATCGACAACATCACCCGGCGTACCCGTACCGGTTATGCGCTGATGCAGAGTCGCAAGCTGATCGTCACCGGCAACCGCTCCGAGCAGGATCAGAACTACGGCATCCTGCTGAACTACATCACCTACTCGACGATAAAGGACAACTTCGTCAGTGACGTGCAGCGCGGCGATACCGGCGGCGACAGCATGATCAGCGGTGGCGAGGGCAAGGCGCTGTTCATCTACAACTCGCTGTTCAATACCATCGAGAACAATCACTTCGAAAAGAGCTCGCTGGGTATTCACCTGACTGCGGGTTCGGAAGACAACCGTATTTCCGGCAATGCCTTCGTCGGCAATCAGCAGCAGGTCAAGTATGTGGCCAGCCGCACCCAGGAGTGGTCGGTAGACGGCCGCGGCAACTACTGGAGCGACTACCTCGGCTGGGACCGCAACAACGACGGCCTCGGCGATGTCGCCTACGAACCCAACGACAACGTCGACCGCCTGCTCTGGCTCTACCCGCAGGTGCGCCTGCTGATGAACAGCCCGAGCATCGAGGTGCTGCGCTGGGTGCAGCGGGCCTTCCCGGTGGTCAAGTCGCCGGGTGTGCAGGACAGCCATCCGCTGATGAAGCTGCCCACTGAAAAACTCCTTACCGAAAAGCAGGAACCAACGTCATGAACGCCGTCGAGATCCAAGGCGTAAGCCAGCGTTACGGCAGCATGACCGTGCTGCACGATCTGAACCTGAACCTCGGTGAAGGTGAGGTGCTGGGGCTGTTCGGCCATAACGGCGCGGGCAAGACCACCAGCATGAAGCTGATTCTCGGCCTGCTCGCGCCAAGCGAAGGTCAGGTGAAAGTGCTCGGCCGCGCGCCGAACGATCCGCAGGTGCGCCGCCAGCTCGGCTACCTGCCGGAGAACGTCACCTTCTATCCGCAGTTGAGCGGCCGCGAGACCCTGCGCCACTTCGCCCGCCTCAAGGGCGCGGCACTGACCCAGGTAGACGAGTTGCTCGAACAGGTCGGCCTGGCCCATGCCGCCGATCGCCGGGTGAAGACCTATTCCAAGGGCATGCGCCAGCGCCTCGGCCTGGCGCAGGCGCTGCTCGGCGAACCGAAGCTGCTGCTGCTCGACGAGCCGACCGTGGGCCTTGACCCGATCGCCACGCAGGACCTCTACCAGCTGATCGACCGCCTGCGTCAGCGTGGCACCAGCATCATCCTCTGCTCCCATGTGCTGCCGGGCGTCGAGGCGCACATCAACCGCGCGGCGATCCTCGCCAAGGGCCGCCTGCAGGCAGTCGGCAGTCTGTCGCAACTGCGTGCCGAGGCCGGTTTGCCGGTGCGCATCCGCGCCAGTGGCGTCAGCGAGCGGGACAGCTGGCTGCAGCGCTGGACCGACGCCGGGCACAGTGCCCGCGGCCTCAGCGAGTCGAGCCTGGAGGTGGTGGCAGTCAACGGCCACAAGCTGGTGCTGCTGCGGCAGTTGCTCGGTGAAAGCGAGCCGGAGGACATCGAAATCCACCAGCCATCGCTGGAAGACCTCTATCGCTATTACATGGAGCGCGCCGGCGACGTGCGCGCGCAGGAGGGTCGCCCATGAACCAGGTCTGGAACATTGCCCGCAAGGAACTCAGCGACGGCCTGCGCAACCGCTGGCTGCTCGCCATCAGCCTGCTCTTCGCCGTGCTCGCGGTGGGCATCGCCTGGCTCGGCGCCGCGGCCTCCGGCCAGCTCGGCTTCACCTCGATTCCGGCGACCATCGCCAGCCTGGCGAGCCTGGCCACCTTTCTGATGCCGCTGATCGCGCTGCTACTGGCCTATGACGCCATCGTCGGCGAGGACGAGGGCGGCACGCTGATGCTGCTGCTGACCTACCCGCTGGGACGCGGGCAGATCCTGCTCGGCAAGTTCGTCGGCCACGGGCTGATTCTTGCCCTGGCGGTGCTGATCGGCTTCGGCTGTGCGGCGCTGGCCATCGCTCTGCTGGTCGATGGCGTCGAGCTGGGCCTGCTGCTCTGGGCCTTTGGCCGCTTCATGATCTCCTCGACACTGCTCGGCTGGGTGTTCCTCGCCTTTGCCTACGTGCTCAGTGGCAAGGTCAATGAAAAATCCAGCGCCGCCGGACTGGCGCTCGGCGTGTGGTTTCTCTTCGTGCTGGTGTTCGACCTGGTGCTGCTGGCACTGCTGGTGCTCAGTGAAGGCAAGTTCAACCCGGAACTGCTGCCCTGGCTGCTGTTGCTCAACCCCACCGACATCTACCGGCTGATCAACCTGTCCGGCTTCGAGGGCAGCGGCAGCGCCATGGGTGTGCTGTCGCTGGGTGCCGATCTGCCGGTGCCGGCTTCGGTGCTCTGGCTATGCCTGCTGGCCTGGATCGGGGCTTCGCTGCTGCTGGCCTACGGCATCTTCCGCCGTCGTCTGACCTGAATATCGAGATCTGAGGAAACGAATTATGAACGCACTGCATCGCATCGGCGCCGGAACGCTCTTCGCCCTGGCGCTGGCCTTCACGCTGGCCGGCTGTGGGGAAAAGGAGGAGGTCCAGCAGTCGCTCGAGCCGGTGGCCTTCCATGACAGCGATGAATGCCACGTCTGTGGCATGATCATCACCGATTTCCCTGGCCCCAAGGGGCAGGCGGTAGAGAAGGGTGGGGTGAGGAAGTTCTGCTCGACGGCAGAAATGCTCGGCTGGTGGCTGCAGCCGGAGAACCGTCTGCTCAATGCCAAGCTGTACGTGCATGACATGGGGCGCAGCGTCTGGGAGCACCCGGACGATGGTCATCTGATCGACGCAACCAGCGCCTACTATGTGGTCGGCACTTCGCTCAAGGGCGCCATGGGCGCTTCCCTGGCGACCTTCGCTGAGGAGCAGGCTGCCCTGCGTCTGGCTGAGGAACACGGCGGCCGCGTATTGCGCTTCGATCAGATCGATCAGGCGCTGCTGCAGGAAGCCGCGAGCATGCAGCATGGTGGCATGCACGGGCACATGCCCAGCGATTCACACAACGCACACAGCGGTCACTGAGCTCAGGGCTGCAATCGATTTTCGGCACATCCGAGGTAAGCACAAATGATGGGTATCAGCGTCTGGCAACTTCTGATCATTCTCCTGATCGTGGTCATGCTGTTCGGCACCAAGCGCCTGCGTGGCCTGGGTTCCGACCTGGGCGGCGCGATTAGCGGTTTCCGCAAGTCGGTCAGTGACGGCGAAACCACTGCCCAGGCCGAAACGGTCAAGCAGGAATTGAAGTAAACCCGCCCCACCGAGGCTGCTCGGGCAGGCACCTGCCTGAGCGTGTCGGCATCTGGCCGGACAGCGTGCCGGATGACGGATCGACCTCTCTAACCGCGCGGAAAAGCCGGTCGCGGCGCACTGCAATGGTGCGTTGGGGTTCGGCTTGTTACTCCGGTCGTCACTTGTATTCCGCCTCGAAGAAAATCTGATCGCAATCAAGTCTGTCGAAGCCTCCTACCCTGTAGAAAGTAGTCCTGGCTCCCAGATATTGGGAGCGCTCATCGATCCGGCGTGCAGGCCTTGTATGGCCGCCGGATAAGGCAAGTCTGGAGGTCCTTCCGTGCAAGTAATCGATCGGCGAAAAGCCCTGAGTATTCCGCCCATCTGGCGACTCGCATTTCGCCCGTTCTTTCTCGCCGGCGCGGTTTACGCGCTGTTGGCGATCCCGCTCTGGGTAGCGACCTGGACCGGTCACTGGCCGGGCTTTCAGCCCACAGGTGGCTGGTTGGCCTGGCATCGTCACGAGATGCTGTTCGGTTTCGCCATGGCCATCGTCGCCGGCTTTCTGCTCACCGCGGTACAGACCTGGACCGGCCAGACGGCGCCCTCCGGGAAACGACTGATGGGCTTGGCGCTGGTATGGCTGGCGGCCCGCCTGGGCTGGCTGTTCGGCCTGCCCGCCGAGTGGCTGGCGCCATTGGACCTGCTGTTCCTGCTGGCGCTGGCGTGGATGATGGCGCGGATGCTCTGGGCGGTGCGGCAGAAGCGTAACTACCCGATCGTGGTGGTGCTGTCGCTGATGTTCGGTGCTGATGTGCTGACGTTGACCGGCTTGCTGCAAGGTAACGATGCGCTGCAGCGCCAGGGCGTACTGGCCGGCTTGTGGCTGGTCGCGGCGCTGATGGCCCTGATCGGCGGCCGGGTGATTCCATTCTTCACCCAGCGCGGGCTGGGCAAGGTCGAGGCGGTCAAGCCTTGGGTCTGGCTGGATATCGCCTTGTTGGTGGGCACTGGGGTGATCGCCTTGTTGCATGCCTTCGGTGTCGCCATGCGTCCACAGCCGCTGCTGGGTCTGCTGTTCGTCGCTATCGGCGTCGGCCACCTGCTGCGCCTGGCGCGCTGGTACGACAAGGGCATCTGGAAGGTCGGCCTGCTCTGGTCGCTGCATATGGCGATGCTCTGGCTGGTGGTCGCTGCGTTCGGCCTGGCGCTCTGGCATTTCGGTTTGCTGGCGCAGTCCAGCCCATCACTGCATGCGCTGAGCGTGGGCTCCATGAGTGGGCTGATCCTGGCGATGATTGCCCGAGTCACCCTCGGCCATACCGGTCGGCCACTGCAACTGCCCGCGGGAATCGTCGGGGCGTTCGTGCTGTTCAATCTCGGTACGGCGGCGCGGGTTTTTCTCTCCGTCGTCTGGCCGGTTGGCGGCCTGTGGCTTGCAGCAACCTGCTGGGGTCTGGCCTTTGCACTCTATGTCTGGCGCTATGCGCCGATGCTGGTCGCCGCACGTGTAGACGGTCATCCGGGCTGAACCCGGAGCGTGAATCGGGCGGGTGCGCGTCTGCACCTGTCCGCAAATTACCTAGCCCAAAAAACGCTGCCTTGCGGGGTGGCCTGTGACTCGGCATGCGTCGAGCTCGGAGATGATGATGAAAAGCGAGTTTCAGGATCGTCTGGCTGTTGTCACCGGAGCCAGCTCCGGGATCGGTCTGGCATTGTGTTCGGCGCTGCTGCAGCGTGGCGCGCGGGTGCTGGCAATGTCGCGCAGCATCGGCGGGCTCGAGCCGCTGCTGGAAACCCATGCCGAGCAGCTGCAGTGGCTGCGTGGCGACGTCACTTCGGCTGAAGACCTGGCCCAGCTGGCTCGGCGCGCCGCACAGCTGGGGCCGGTGCACTACCTGGTGCCCAATGCCGGTATCGCCGAACTGGCCGACGGGCTGGATATGGCGGCATTCGATCGGCAGTGGGCGGTCAATGGCGCCGGCGCGCTGAATACTTTCGCCGCGCTGCGCAACGAGCTGGCCAAGCCGGCCTCGGTGGTATTCGTTGGGACCTTCCTGATCCGCTCGACCTTCCCCGGCCTGGCTGCCTATATCGCGAGCAAGGCCGCACTGGCGGCGCAGGCGCGCACGTTGGCGGTGGAGTTCGCGCCGCTGGACGTGCGTATCAACATGGTCTCGCCGGGTCCTACCGCCACGGCCATCTGGGGTTCGTTGGGGCTGAGCGATGACCAGCTCGAGAGCGTTGCCGAAGGCGTGACAAAACGACTGTTGCCTGGACACTTTCTCGAGTCCGCAGCCGTGGCCAACGTCATCCTGTTCCAGCTTTCGCAGGGTGCGCGCGGCGTGTTTGGCCAGGATTGGGTGGTGGACAACGGCTATACCATCAGCTGATCCAGTTGGCTTCCCTCGGCGTCCTCCAGTGACGCCGGCATCTCCAGGCAGTCAGGACACCCAGGGCCTGACTGCTCTTCAACCGGCAGCACTTCTGTAACAGAAGCGCGTGCACGGTTTTAGTGCATTTATATTGCACTATCCCCTCAAAAGTATTCGTTAGAGATTGGTCGACGCCCCGTCGACAATGCCGGCCGCATTCACGCGCTGTGGCATTGCGTCGCAGCGGCTGCGGCCGTTTGCCGCGTTCCGCGCGCCGGCAGTAGCCTGCTGCCGGGGCGATCAGTTGCAGAGTGTTGATGCGTGCCTTTCGCCGTATCGATCCAAGCAGGACACATGCACGACAACCTCATCGACTGGTTTCGCTCCTTCGTTCCCGCCCCGTTCAATGCCGCGCCGAAAGAATGGCTGCGTGCTGCCGGCGGTATCGCCATCGTCATGCTGCTCAGCGTGTTCAGCGGCTTCCTGCTGTTCGGCGTGCCCCTGACGCTGCAGCTGATCGCCCCGGCTGGAGCCTCGGCGGTCCTGCTTTTCGCCGCGTCATCCAGCCCGTTCGCCCAGCCCTGGTCGGTGCTCGGCGGCAATCTGCTGGCTACGGTGATCGGGGTCAGCCTCGGCCTGACCAGCCTGCCGTCGATGGCTGCTGCCGCGCTGTGCGTGTGCCTGGTGCTGGTCGGGCTGTTCAGCCTGCGCTGCCTGCATCCGCCGGGTGCGGCGTTGGCCCTGGTTGCGGTGGTCGGCTGCCCCGAGATCCATCATCTGGGCTATGGACTGCTCTATCCGGTGGCGTTCAATTCGCTGCTGCTGCTGGCCGTGGCGCTGCTCTACAACAACCTCACCCGGCACCCGTACCCGAAACCGCGGTTGCCGCGGGAGAACGTTCACCGTACCCGAGATCCGCAGCCGAGCGAGCGCATGAGCTTCAGCCATGACGACGTCGATCGAGCGTTGCGCGAGTTCGGCGAATATGTCGACGTCACCCGTGACGACCTCGAGCGGCTGATCAAACAGACCGAGAAGCATGCGTTGCGTCGCAGCATGGGTGAAGTCACCGCCGCGGACATCATGTCCCGCGATGTCTACTCGCACACACCGGATACCTTTATCGAGCAGGCCTGGAGCACGCTGCAGCGCAATCGCCTGCGCTCGTTGCCGGTGGTGAGCGATGCCCGCGAGCTGGTCGGCATCGTCACGCTGGTCGATCTGCTCAAGCATTTTCATCCGCGCCCGGGCCGGCTCAACTTCGGTCAACTGAAGTTCCTGCGCGGCACCAAGCTGCGCGCCATCATGAGCTCGCCGGTGGTTTCGGTCACGCCCGATACGCACATGGTGGAGCTGGTCTATCTGCTGTCCGATCGAGGCCTGC includes:
- a CDS encoding ABC transporter ATP-binding protein; amino-acid sequence: MNAVEIQGVSQRYGSMTVLHDLNLNLGEGEVLGLFGHNGAGKTTSMKLILGLLAPSEGQVKVLGRAPNDPQVRRQLGYLPENVTFYPQLSGRETLRHFARLKGAALTQVDELLEQVGLAHAADRRVKTYSKGMRQRLGLAQALLGEPKLLLLDEPTVGLDPIATQDLYQLIDRLRQRGTSIILCSHVLPGVEAHINRAAILAKGRLQAVGSLSQLRAEAGLPVRIRASGVSERDSWLQRWTDAGHSARGLSESSLEVVAVNGHKLVLLRQLLGESEPEDIEIHQPSLEDLYRYYMERAGDVRAQEGRP
- a CDS encoding acyl-CoA dehydrogenase family protein; translated protein: MDFAYSPRVEALRQQLRAFMDQHIVPRIGAWHAEVAAGQYPVSFMDDLKALARSEGLWNLFLPSLREDEPGMGLSNLEYAPLAEIMGRVHWASEVFNCNAPDTGNMELLHMFATPEQRQRWLGPLLEGEIRSAFAMTEPDVPSSDATNIQTLIRRDGDDYVINGRKWFITNASHPNCKLLIVMGKTDPDAETHQQQSMILVPFDTPGVELVRNIPVMNHIAPEGHSELLLRNVRVPASNLLGKEGDGFMMAQARLGPGRIHHCMRSIGMAELALELMVERCQERKAFGKYLQQYSNVADWIAESRIEIEQARLLVLKTAWMIDEVGAKAARKEISMIKALVPRMHINVVDRAIQVYGAMGLTPDTPLADMWTGGRALRFADGPDQVHLRSIARMEIKASEATRGATAAYLTPPGRH
- a CDS encoding nitrous oxide reductase family maturation protein NosD; the protein is MFKAQAIFSRYSAAVSLLLLFSGVAQAAPQPITTLPLQPDGENRWRLPAGEYQGQFTIEQPMQLRCEPGAIIQSQRQGSSLLISAPDVLVDGCTLREWGADLTAMDSAVFILPAAERAQISNNRMRGPGFGVFVDGTSDVQVLGNQIDGDASVRSQDRGNGIHLFAVKGARIVGNQVRDVRDGIYIDTSNGNHLEGNVIEDVRYGVHYMFANDNSVIDNITRRTRTGYALMQSRKLIVTGNRSEQDQNYGILLNYITYSTIKDNFVSDVQRGDTGGDSMISGGEGKALFIYNSLFNTIENNHFEKSSLGIHLTAGSEDNRISGNAFVGNQQQVKYVASRTQEWSVDGRGNYWSDYLGWDRNNDGLGDVAYEPNDNVDRLLWLYPQVRLLMNSPSIEVLRWVQRAFPVVKSPGVQDSHPLMKLPTEKLLTEKQEPTS
- the nosR gene encoding transcriptional regulator NosR, with the protein product MVSRGHSSLAGTARAWISSLLIFLSLAVCSVAVQAVEYEVEQQRIEQFFPGASISEPEGDYQVRTLRKGDEILGYAFQSINVTKIPAYSGKPINMQVLLDPQGVIRDAYVLEHHEPILLIGIPEQKLHDFNAKYEGIKADQRVVVGRSSDSNAVTIDAVTGATVTVMVVNEVVMRAAHEVAVSLGLIEAGNTARPKIALVREDVYQPADWTELTGNGAIRRLHLTRGQIDEAFKGTEAEGIDEASPETADETFIDLYVTELNPPTIGRNLLGDNQYRFLMEELKPGEHAIAVLGSGEYSFKGSGYVRGGIFDRVQLRQFGDIISFRDLDFQRLNDIYIDGAPRFSEMAIFIVREAARFDPGSPWVLELLVRRQIGPVSGMFTSFELPYQMLDEYIERPQPTAEELAAIEEANRPMWVNIWYQKTFQIGVILAALGLLTVILFLQDKFTQKPQFLHWLRRGYLVFTVVFIGWYALGQLSVVNVLTFVHALFQDFRWELFLSDPVIFIIWTFTAATILLWGRGVFCGWLCPFGALQELINEAARKLKIPQYELPFAVHERLWAIKYIILLVLFGISLESMMMAEKAAEVEPFKTAITLKFDRQWWFVTYAVFLLVINIFTRKVYCRYVCPLGAALAIPTKLRLFDWLKRRKECGDPCQLCAKECEIQAIHPDGRINANECHYCLDCQMTYHNENKCPPLVNKNKRNKRGKKAPASAELIPVVQVVEP
- a CDS encoding ABC transporter permease gives rise to the protein MNQVWNIARKELSDGLRNRWLLAISLLFAVLAVGIAWLGAAASGQLGFTSIPATIASLASLATFLMPLIALLLAYDAIVGEDEGGTLMLLLTYPLGRGQILLGKFVGHGLILALAVLIGFGCAALAIALLVDGVELGLLLWAFGRFMISSTLLGWVFLAFAYVLSGKVNEKSSAAGLALGVWFLFVLVFDLVLLALLVLSEGKFNPELLPWLLLLNPTDIYRLINLSGFEGSGSAMGVLSLGADLPVPASVLWLCLLAWIGASLLLAYGIFRRRLT
- the nosZ gene encoding TAT-dependent nitrous-oxide reductase → MSDKSKNNPEVLEKGGMSRRGFLGASAVTGAAVAATAFGGAVMSRESWAAAVKNAQQNIHVAPGELDDYYGFWSGGHQGEVRVMGIPSMRELMRIPVFNVDSATGWGLTNESRAIMGDSAKFLNGDCHHPHISMTDGKYDGKYLFINDKANTRVARIRLDIMKCDKMLTVPNCQAIHGLRLQKVPYTKYVFANAEFVIPHPNDGKVFDLQDENSYTMYNAIDAETMEMAFQIIVDGNLDNTDMDYTGRFTAATCYNSEKAYDLGGMMRNERDWVVVFDIEAAEKAVKAGKFTTLGDSKVPVLDGRKKGDKDSEFTRYIPVPKNPHGCNTSSDGKYFIANGKLSPTVSMIEIAKLPDLFAGKLKDPRDTIAAEVELGLGPLHTTFDGRGNAYTTLFIDSQVVKWNMADAVRAYNGEKVNYIKQKLDVHYQPGHIHASLCETSEADGKWLVALCKFGKDRFLPTGPLHPENDQLIDISGDEMKLVHDGPTYAEPHDCIMARRDQIKTKKIWDRNDPFFAPTLERAKKDGINLDADNKVIRDGNKVRVYMTSMAPAFGVQEFTVKQGDEVTVTITNIDQIEDVSHGFVMVNHGVSMEISPQQTSSITFVADKPGLHWYYCSWFCHALHMEMVGRMLVEPA